A single region of the Chroococcidiopsis thermalis PCC 7203 genome encodes:
- a CDS encoding RNA polymerase sigma factor, RpoD/SigA family — MTFIAKSISGSTKYNTKYKYSSTVDLVHTYLHEIGNILLLSHEQEIVFGKQVQQMIALVTAKENLAKQLQREPTLQEWAELMHLSDKALQKQLLAGQQAKQKMIEANLRLVVAVAKKYQKRNLDFLDLIQEGTLGLERGVEKFDPTRGFRFSTYAYWWIRQGVTRAIAQQSRTIRLPIHMTEKLNKIKRTQRELSQKLGRTPTSIEIAEAIDLQPEQVRECLLLARHPISLEARIGDEQDTELQNILQDDGLLPESYAVRESIRESVQNILSKLPTQQREILTLRFGLADGNELSLAQIGQRMGISRERVRQLEQQAFSFLRRYEFEARSYLVGL, encoded by the coding sequence ATGACATTCATAGCTAAATCAATTTCAGGATCTACCAAGTACAACACGAAATATAAATATTCATCTACTGTTGACTTGGTACATACTTATCTGCACGAAATTGGCAACATACTTTTATTAAGTCACGAACAAGAAATTGTTTTTGGCAAACAAGTTCAGCAGATGATAGCTTTAGTGACTGCCAAGGAAAATTTAGCCAAGCAATTGCAGCGCGAACCAACTTTGCAAGAGTGGGCAGAGCTAATGCACTTAAGTGACAAAGCACTACAAAAACAGCTACTCGCGGGACAACAAGCTAAACAGAAGATGATTGAGGCTAATCTCCGATTAGTAGTGGCAGTAGCTAAGAAATACCAAAAACGCAACTTGGATTTTCTAGACTTAATTCAGGAAGGCACTTTAGGATTGGAACGAGGGGTTGAAAAATTCGATCCAACCAGAGGCTTTAGGTTTTCTACCTACGCCTACTGGTGGATTCGCCAGGGAGTAACGCGGGCGATCGCTCAGCAGTCCCGCACAATTCGGTTGCCCATTCACATGACTGAGAAGCTGAATAAAATTAAGCGCACGCAACGGGAGCTATCTCAAAAGCTGGGTCGCACTCCTACATCTATCGAGATCGCTGAGGCGATCGACCTACAGCCCGAACAAGTCCGAGAATGCTTGCTACTTGCTCGTCATCCTATCTCCCTAGAAGCTCGAATTGGAGACGAACAGGATACAGAATTGCAGAATATACTGCAAGATGACGGACTTTTACCTGAAAGCTACGCAGTTCGGGAATCGATACGTGAAAGCGTTCAAAACATATTGTCAAAGCTGCCTACTCAACAACGAGAAATATTAACTCTACGCTTCGGTCTAGCAGACGGAAACGAACTTTCCCTGGCACAAATTGGTCAGCGAATGGGTATTAGTCGAGAACGAGTGCGGCAGTTAGAACAACAAGCTTTCAGCTTCCTGAGACGATATGAATTTGAAGCACGTAGTTATTTAGTGGGACTTTGA
- a CDS encoding SRPBCC family protein: protein MAKSWHTRSLLYFLLPGTLSLAGNNLPARAQVAFANNPLDTLPVQERVTLRQGKPVVSGENGCYTARILIDATPSQTWSVLTDYSNYSRFMPNVTASSVLESNHNQHLFEEVNRYHVAPLITINARTRLAITETPQKGFSFQMVEGKLEELYGRWTLQPVPAYPYASKTQVLLTQQIHAHPKSVTPKGLFYNIFRRHVEKTMKAVRTEVARRSS, encoded by the coding sequence ATGGCGAAGTCATGGCATACGCGATCGCTGCTCTATTTTTTGCTGCCTGGTACTCTGTCTCTAGCAGGGAACAACTTACCCGCTAGAGCGCAGGTTGCTTTTGCTAACAACCCACTAGATACCTTACCCGTACAAGAGCGCGTGACTCTACGGCAGGGAAAACCTGTAGTCTCTGGTGAAAATGGCTGCTACACCGCCCGCATTTTAATCGATGCCACTCCATCACAAACATGGTCTGTCCTGACGGACTACAGCAACTACTCTCGCTTCATGCCCAATGTCACTGCTAGTTCCGTGCTGGAATCCAATCACAACCAGCATCTATTTGAAGAAGTCAATCGCTACCATGTTGCGCCACTGATTACCATCAATGCCCGCACTCGTCTCGCCATTACAGAAACGCCCCAAAAAGGCTTTAGCTTTCAAATGGTAGAAGGTAAGCTGGAAGAATTATATGGCAGATGGACTCTTCAACCTGTCCCTGCTTATCCCTATGCTTCTAAGACCCAAGTTCTGCTGACTCAGCAAATCCACGCCCATCCCAAATCTGTCACGCCGAAGGGCTTGTTCTATAACATCTTTCGCCGCCATGTAGAGAAGACGATGAAAGCTGTACGTACGGAAGTAGCAAGGCGCAGTTCTTAA